The sequence below is a genomic window from Colletotrichum destructivum chromosome 4, complete sequence.
tgtgtgtgtgtgtgtgtgaggtGAGTTGGGTGAGAATAAGGTAAAGAGGTGAGATGCTGTTGGTGTGCAAGGTGAAAGCTGTCAAGAGGCGGTCGTCTTTGATTTAAGGGGCTTGTCGTGTTTGCTCGAAGGTtgaggcgacggcgggggCGTCATGACGGGGGGAAGTTTCCTGTTGGTGGGGCCGCGGCGGGttgcgggggagggggtgttcGGCGGCCCgtgatggcgccggcggtccGCCGATAGCTCCGTGTTGACTCCGTCACATGGTTTAGGGTATTTGGGTCGAGGTTGTAGAGGAACCATCGCTCAAGAAACGAGGTTTGCTTTTGAGAACAACAATTGAATAGAACGACGAGTGTTGATATAAGTATAGATTATTCCCTGAAGACGCACATTAAACAGCGCTTGATTGCCAAGCACACCATCTCAGTGTCTGCATTGCCCCTTGCCCTCACTGCGGAAAGTCGCTCAAGACACTTCACAGTAAAGAATAATAAGATGTCAGTTTTTCGGATCAATTTCAGAAGTTGCGCTACCTACACCACAACTGAGCCTACACCTAGCATGGAAATCTAGTGTGAAGGCTTCGAACGAGACGCAGAGGGCTATAAACCGCCAATCTTTAAGCTTTCACTGGAATGAAACTGCATCAAACTTGTAGTCTCATTTACCAACAACAATCGTGTGATTCTTGAAACTctcaacaccaacatcctCCACATTCAGGCCACATGTGCTTTGCCATGCACGCCAGGAACAGGTCTGGCAAATGTTAGGGAAAATATCAATGTATTATTGCCTACATGAAGAATCGACATCACACCTTTTCGTATACTCAGCCCTCACCAAACCACCCAACCTGTCATCACTCTCCTATATACATCCGCCAAGATTCTCAAGGAACCAAAAGACTAACGCAGCCACTTTAGAACGCCCTGTTTctggcagcagcggcaacgGACGGCGTAGCGGTGGGCCTAGCAGAGCTGGGACGGGGACCACCGGGGCCACCGGGgggaccaccaccaccaccgctgCTCTGGtcgacaccgccgccctcgtgccAGTGAGCGGCGGCCCTGACCTGGTCGTTGTAGTCGGCCGTggtgtcgatgccgatggtGATCCACATGAGCAGGCCGTCGTTgaggtcgtcgccgagccTGACGTACTTGAGGAAGGGGTCGTACTCGGCCGTGGCCTCGCTGGCGGCGATGCTGTCCTCGAGGTTGGTGGTGAGGACCTGGGCGTTGGAGGTGTAGGGGGCCAGGGTCTCGACCTCGGAGATGAGGCTCtggtcgaagaagagctggCCAATGTTGCGGGCGGTGCCGCCCTCGAAGGTGCCGTTAGGGAggatctcggcgccgtcggtggACATGATGTGGAAGTGGGTGGCGCGGCCGGTGTAGTGGCCCGGGAAGATGGTGTCGAACtgcacgacgccgtcggcgtcggtctgCTGCACGCCACGGCCGTGGGTCGTGTTGAGGCCGCCCTGGCCCTGAGCCGAGACGCCCGAGTAGATGCCCGTGGCGTTGCAGGCCCAGATGTCGATGATCTGCTCTGGCACGGCGGCGCACGACGCCACGTCGACGAACTGGATGTCGACGTGGACGGggacgccggcctggccgtcGGTGAGGTCGGTGCGGATgagctcgccctcgacgtaGTAGGGCCCGATGGTGGTctcggggacgagggcgcAGGTGGCGTTGGAGCCGAAGATCTCCTCGATGGCCGTGTCGAGGGTGTAGTTCTCGGCGGACTCGTGGTCGATGGCGGCCCaggcctcgaggtcggcctgGGTGCGCTTCTGGTGCATCttctggccgccgaggccgcgctTCTCGCGCAGCCGctgggcggtggcggcgcggcgctcGAGGGCGCGCTGCTTGAGGGCCAGGGCGGCCGGGGAGCTGGCGCAGGCGTCGAGGGCACGGCGGCCGTGGGTGGTCACCAGGTCGCGGAGGGCGAGCTCAGCGACGATCTCCTCAGGGGAGTGGTTGCCGTGAGCGGCGACGCTGCCCatgaggggggagagggccatggccacggcgaGAGCAGAGCGGAGCGCCATGATGAGGTCCGGAAGGGAACAAGCCGAAGGGGGAAGTGTTCTCTCGAGTGAAGCGGACAGCGAGAAGTCCAGATACAGACCGctgaagaaagaaagactgGCGGAGGTGAAGGAGCCTGATGAGGAGGGTGAGATGAATTCCGTCGTCTTGGAGGAACCATCCTTCCCTTCTTATAGCCCTTTTCAACCCAGGGTGTTTATGTGATCCATAACACCGAGCACTCGAGTATCTTGGCGTCGACACGCCCCGTTGTAGAGGGTCGCCTTTCAACCTCCTCTTGGAACAGCAAGCAGGCCGAGCACGAAGCACGCAACAACAAGCAGCACACTCCGGACCACGTCAAGATGCTCGAAAACCCCACCCTCCCAGGGGGCGTTTTTCGCGAGACATCGTCGTCACCTTCCTCCAACGTTGTTTCGACCGACGCATGGGGCACATAGATTGGAACCTGTCCGCGGCAAGCTTGTGTACTTTGGCTTGTCACTCTGAAAGTTAGTTCGCCATCCTCCCGGAGGCTAGCAGGGATGGGATCTCcccgtccgcctcccccgTCTCCGTCTGCCAGGGGTGAGAAAGGCAATCTGAGAGGGGGAAGCGGAGTTCGCGTCCAAAGGCGATGATGAAACCTGCCATCCAATGACGACGAACGCAATTCCAATTGCGTTGCGTCGGTCATCTGGCAGGTTGTCAGGTTGAGATAGAGAGACCTCCGCTCCGTGCATTGTAAGTagtggggagggggtggtcATGACACGGGATCGGGTGTGAGTGGATCTCTtccgggggggaggggcggcggcggcggccgttTGGGTACGTACATGGGTGTGGCATCGGGATGTGGGCAGACGGCCGGAGGTGGCTACGTGGCGCGCGGTCGAAACCAGGGATAATGAGGGTGGCATGGGCAACGCAAGACGGGAAAAGCccgaggatgaagagggaaggagggTAAATGTTTCTTCGTGGAATCATTACGCGGCCATTCCCCGTTGCCAAGAGATCTCTTAGCCAAAAGCATCCAGGAGTGCCTGACGATCCAGTTTGCTTGGTTTCATGTGCCGGGGGAACCTcggagggagagaaaagagaagaggacAAGAAAGTCTCAAAAGACTAGGGCACCAGGTTCAAGTGTCAGTCAGTTGGTCTGTGGCTGCGGTGGACGGTGGTTGTGTTTGTGGAGACCTCGATGGGAGCCTCCatcacccgccgccgcatgCAGGGAGCGGACGTACGCTAGTCCGACTTATGCTTGATTGTTATCGCCCCCGGCTGAACCTGGGAAGGTAGGATTGCAATCTATTTGGCCGCGTCATGGGCGAATTAAAGTGACTCCGAATGTAATGGGCGGTGTTGTATGGCGATGCGGAGACGGCACTTAGTACGGATAGTACACTATATCCGTAGACGGTGGGCGGAGGTGTGATGAGATTGTCGGGGTGTCCACCATAGAGGCGCAGGGACATGAATCGAGGATGGAAAGTGGTAACGGCGTCCGAAATCGTTCAGGCTTAAATGAAGATCTCTATCAAGGCCCCGTGGAGCGCGGAGGGTCGCATGCAACCGTGCTCCTCCGCGTCTCCCCTCGTCCCCTCCCGGCGTGCCCAATGGCCTCCCAGACGTTTCTCACCGAAGCCCACAGTACAGTTGGGGACCAAAAGCCCCGGTCTCTCTCCCTGATTGCTTTAACCTCCTTCCGATGTGTGTGCAGCCGGCCCCAGATACCGGAGCCATAGCCTCAGCCGCCCGCATCGTCCAGCCCCTCAGACCCTCTTGCGTGCTCGTCACATGCTCTGCTCTGTGCAGGCGGGCACGATTCATTGATATCAGCCCTCTGGAGAAATGATGTATTCATACATATACAGATACGCAAATGCCTGTTGCCCACATTTAAGTCAAGTACATGCCTTAAACAGATCATTaccttttccccccctcctcttcgtcgtctgtCGGACACCGATCGCCCCACGCTTTCTCACGCAAGCTTGCCAACCACATACGGGTGACCCGCGCTcaagccgccgtcgaccgccCATGCCTGGCCGTTGACGTAGCTGCTCTCGTCGCTGCCGAGGAACAGCGCCACGCGggcgatctcgtcggcgTGGCCGCCGCGCTTCATCGGGTTGATCTGGCCAATCTTGCTCTGGGTgccgcgggcgcgggccGTGTCGTACATGAGCGACGTCATGCCCGTTTCGATGAGCCCCGGGCAGATGGCGTTGACGCGCAcgttggtgccggcggcctggTAGGCGCACGTCTGCGCGAccgagatgacggcggccttggcggccgaGTAAGGGGTCGTGCCGGCGTTGGAGCGGATGCCGGCCACGGAAGCGGTGAGgatgatgctgccgccggcaGTCTTCTTGTCGGCCGACGTCTTGGCCATAGCGGGGGCCGAGTgtttggcggcgaggaagacgcttgGCAACAGAGTCAGTCACAGTGCGACACAACAGCGGGCGGTGTGCGACGTCGCGTGGGATGTGTTGCGtgggggggcggggggggggtgcgGGCTCACCTCAAGACGTTGGTCCTCATGTTCTGCATAAAGTCCTCCTCAGTAATATCGGTAAAGGGGTTGTGAGGCCCGgtgatgccggcgttggcgaaAAAGACGTCCAGCCTGCCGTATGTGGTGACGGCGTGGGAAACTACCTCCTTGACGGCActctcgtcggcggcgtcgaacCTGCGGGTGTGGATCTCGACCTTGGGATACAGCTTGTTGAGCTCCTTCTTGTGGGActcgaggttgtcgtcggcgtagTCACAGATGTAGATTGCCCGGGCGCCGTTCTCGGCGAATTGGTGGGCCGACGCCCGACCGATGCCCATCAGGGAGTTTGCGCCTGGCCCAAGTGTCAGAGGATGACGATCCGACGGAAGACGCTGGCTTCCCGTCGGGTGCTATAGGAGCCCGACTGACCTGTGATGATGACGACCTTGCCAGGGACTCGGGGTGCCGCCGAAGGGCCGGCGATCTTGACGGGCGGGGGTGCATCGAGCTGCTTGCCCAAAGCCTGGAGTCTTTGCTGCGCCTTGTCTGACATGGTGAGCCTGGGACTGTGAGATGAACAACGGATGAAGTGAGATTCAATTGAGCAGGATCTGAATGACAGGATTTTGTAATATGCTCGAGTTTAATTGAACAACGCTAtgcaggtcggcggcggagctggTCGTTGGGAATATTGGGTAACGGACAGAGGTGATGATGTGAGGTGAATGCCGAGGGACGCAGAGCAGCTCTAGCTCCAAGATGTATCTGTATCGATAAGTGAAGTGAGAAGTGGACGATCGAGTTGGGCCGAGGCTCGCCGGGATCCAAAgcccccccacccccgccAGAAGATGACGGGACACCATTGGCGGGGTTTACCCCAGAGTGTTAGCGGGGAACCTACCGGACAGAGATTCCCGGGCCGGCTCGGGGCTCTTCATCCCGCTGTGAAGTCTCCACATCTTAAGTCGCTCACTATCAGCTTTTTCTGTGCTTTCTTCACTTGTACATACCTACATCGTAGTCATGTTCATTCCACTTCACGTCCTAGACCTCAATTCAACATCTCGATCCAACGGCAGACGTACCACCAAACTTCCACTTTCACTCAACTCAATTCCCGACCACGACGCCCGGCACACCCGGGAAGTGGCCAATACCGCCTCCGGACCCCGGAGCGGCGTTCTATGACCGTCATGGGCCGGCTCATGACGCACGTGACTAGTCGGAATAATCATTGGCATTGCCGGTCCCATTGAAACCACCTACACCGCGTCTATCAAACCTCATTCGCCTTCCTCAAAGTGTCCACCGCGGGAGTCTGCAGCGGCTGGCCAGCCATTACCGTGGCGACAAATGAGAAGCCCGCACGTTCTTGATGGGAAAACCGGGCGGTACCCAGCGAGCAAACACCATGATCGAACTACTGCAGCATCCCGAAGAGCGCGCATCATTCTTCTtaccgccccccccccccccccccttttaTGTCCACGTTTCCTCGTCCTGCGCTAGAAGCTCTCATCTGGTTGCCTGAGACACTTCCTTGATCTGAGGGCTGACCGCTTCTGCGATCTATTGCAGCCTCAATCCCTGTCACGCTCTCGATGGCTACTGGGCATCTTTGAAAAAAGTCATCAtcccccttttccttttgaGCTGAGGGAGGAGTGACGAAAAGGGGGCTGCAATCGCCACCGCCTCCAATACCAAGACTTGACCGCATGCCATGGACCCAGGGCATCTCGGGAGACTTTATAGATCCCAGGGAAATTTATGTAGTCTTCGGCCATCGATTCTCAGCACATGGCACGCCACACCAATGAGACCCAGTCGTTGCAGCCCGCCCGCGTTGAACCTCACCTCCCAGCGCACATAACACGGAACATTTCCCACGTGAGTTGCACAGCCCTGCTTTGCCCAACCTGTGGCTTGCTGTCGTCAATCTTCCGCCCTTCTGCGTTCTGGATCCGCGATCCCCCCCTggtttttttctcttcttcttctcctttctttttcttatGATTTCGGCTGGTATCTGAGCCGGCTGAGCAGCGACCAAGTGGAGAGTGATGCTGACTTCATCCTTGTCCGCCATCCGTTCTCGCCGTTCTCAACCTTTGACTTTACAGGCAAGGTTGGCTGTTCAGGAGTGCAGAGTTTTCTTTattctcggcgccgagacaGTTCCTAGACAACCTGGTCAGCCGCTGTACGACGGATTAAGACATAGTTTCCTGTCTCAACCCGACATCGATCCCATTCGAACCAATACCCAGACTGAAAAGACAGGAAGTTTTCCAGTCGTAGACGAACTGTGGGTTTTTTATTGTCTTTCAAAATTAATTGGAAACAGTATGACGCATTGAGTACTGTGAAAATGGAATCCAGAAAGAACTCCTGCTTCAAGATCCTACCCCAAAGATGCTAGTTGCGTCCCTCCGTACAGCGGTAGTAGGGCTTGTGCGGCCCGTCACCGCTGCCAAATCCAAATCTTCACTATCCTTGGAGGCACCCGAGATGTAAGAGTCGGCGATAGGGTCAATATAGAAGGTAGGCATAGTAGCATGTTCCCAAATTGGTTGACAGCACCACGGCACTAGTCCCCATCCTGGAAGCCATCTCGTGGGAGTCTCACAGTGCGCCGTATGAGCTCGCCTAACATCCAAGTTCATTGGGTCCCGGCCCTGTGATACCTTGGTCTGTGTTCTTCGGCAGCCTCCAGAAGATCCCGAGCCCGCTGTGTCACCCTCGCAACGTTCACCTAGGCGGGAAAGGGCTACACATCATGCCCATGTAAGCTTAGTGAGCTAGCCCAATGGACCTTCTCAGCAAAGACCATACTCAAAAAGTGCGCTTCTatccctcttcctcgcgATCCTGCTGAGAACGCTCGTCTGAGTGGACGAACAGATCTCGGATGCTGTTCATGCCGCCGTATTTCCTTGTTGGATTTGTGCGAAGTGAAGCCGTTCGTGACACAGAACGTCCGTTGATGTAGGCCCAGTCACATAACCTTCGAGGCTTTTTACAGCGAGGCTGCCCATCGATTGAACGGATATGAGTATCTCTCGGGTTGCAACTTGCCCAGTGGGGAGTGTCATTGAAAAGCCCACGATACGAGTTTGGTGAGCGCCGAGCTGAAACATAAACCCTTCGAGAACCAACTTCAGCTCTCCTCTTGCATGCCTTCTCACCCACTCAGAGCTCTTATTGGTATTTCATGCCGGTCACAGACCGAAAATCTCAAAACAGAGAAATGCTGCTAACATTTCTTCGCACGCGCCATCTACATACATCCTTTCTATTTACGGCGCATTCGCGGCCTTACCTACGTTAAGATCCATACTCCCCAAGCCCTTTTCTACATGCTCACCGCGCCCAGTCGGGTACGTGCAGTTCTCACCCCCCAACCCATTCTGCGGGATGTGTGACCAGGGCCTCCGTACGAGGCCATTATTTTCGACCGATAGCGCAAAGACACAAACACAATGCCGCGTAGCTAGCCAGAGTTCGTGCTGGAACGGAtaccctccctcccttgtCCGCACCTCAATGTCACCGGGCCGTCCCCTCTGTGTGAGCTACCGGTGTGTACGATAGCGCGAAGGTGATATATAGCGGCACGTTTGGCTTCCTTTCGAGCTTTCATCACCTCGCTTGGTCGTGTATCTGGAGTTGCATAATTGGCCATGCTCTTTTCCCGTCATCTGCTCTCTTTCTCATTTCCACGTGGCTGCCTCCCTCTGGCTCGTCTACATTGACGCTCACCTTTTCGACCTCTTGTCACTGGAACCTTGGATTCCCTTCCACTCGACTCCTTCGATACTGTTTCCACAGTTACACTCACCTGTATCGTCACTCGACCTCATTGTTATCGCGAGGGGGAAAGGTCCCAGGCCAGTCGAGCCGGGTCAATATGAGTTTGGGAGCGGAGAATTGCGCTACggacctggacgacgagggaaATGACTGGGGAAAAGTTGCAAGCAATGTTCCTGATCCGCCAAAGTGTATCGAGACCTGTCGATCCCGATTCCTTGAGAGAGTAGTCCCGGGCTTCAACAAGACAGGGTACCCCGAAGTTTGCAACGTGTTATCCGGTAGCGAGGACGCGAAAGAGAGGTTATGGGAGTTATATTGCTGCGACTCAACATTCTGCGGGGTTCAGTTGGATGGGAACCTCGGCCAAGATCGTGAGTAGATGCAGGACCTTGTCTCTTGCCGACTGACTCCTGACGGCATGTTTAGCCAACGTTAATTATATCATCAACAATTGCCAAAAGTGAGTTGCCCCTTGGCTAATTGGTACATCCCACGACTGACGACTTGAACTAGCCTCGGATCCGGCACAATTCAAGACCCAGGCTTACCCCCAACCGGATATGCCTGTCCCATATCACCTAACGACCAATCGAGAACCCCCTGTCCAATGCCATTCATGGTGCCGGATCCAAGAGGACCCCTCTCGACCAGAATTAGTCCTATGACACCGCTCGCACCAGAGTATACAGCGCTTACGACGCTtacgacgtcgacatcgggCGTCATTAGGTCCCCAACACGGTCCACACAATCGGTAATGAAGGCTCCGggggtctcggcctcggcctcggcttcgaaCCAATCTCAAATACACAGACACGGCGGAATTCCACTGGGTGCTAAAGTCGCCATCGGAGCCTCGTCCGGGGTGGCTTTCCTCGCGATGCTGGCTTTCATGATATGCCTTTTTCGACGCCGCACACGTGTCGGACACGCACACAGCCTCAAGAGCGAGATAAGACACCCAACCCGTCGACATGCCattccttctcctcctccacccgtGATGTCGCCCTTGGGTTCAACACATGGAGGTTTCCGTACTCTGCAAACACCACCGGCCCGTCTGCAAGAACGCAGAATCCTCCACCCTCCTACCAGTCTGAGAAACCCAAGAATCAACGTCTCTATTCCGGGGACGCCGCTGGGAGCCATATTCGGGCAGACAAGTCCTTCCATACAGGTTCccacgccatcgccgacagccaacaaatctccgcccGGATTTGACCGCTCAACCAAGCCCTATTACGGCAATCCCCCTCCGAGTGTCTTCAAAGACACCTCCAAAGCGGGCAATACGGCAAGCATGAGCAGTTCCGCAAGCGGGCGAACCGCCACCACCATATCCAACATCTCCAGCTCGTTCCCGCATCTCGtcccatcgtcgccgacgcggcctcctcggccccATGAGAAACCTCTGCACATTCCCAACTTGGTGTGCCCCGGCCCTCCGCCGACTCGATCACTgccctcaccgccgcctAGGAGTCCCTCGAGCCCGCTGTCCATGTTCCGGACTCAACAGCGCGtgaagagcagcagcggcggcagtcTCGATGCCGCCATCGATAACGGGTGGGTGCCGCCGCGGAACCCTGCCCGGGGGGTTGTCTTGGGCAAGGAATCAAAAGACCTGCACGACCTGACGGAAACTTGTGCTAGGGAGTCGCGGGAGAGGGACAGCTGGGGTAGCTGGagcatcggcgtcggcggaACGGGGGTCGGGACTGGTTCGATCCAAAAGAGGGGTGGAAGTGTAAATAGCCCCGTGCTGGAAGAGGCGGATTTAGAGAGGCTAGGGGGGAGATACTAGGATAACTAATTCAGAAGGGTGGTTTGATTCTCTTGCCCCTCATCGAGTTCAAGTGACTTTCACTATCAAAAGAGCGAAACGTAAACAGTCGATGCAAATGTACTTGAATATGACTGGTGTCAACTTCTTCAAATATTCTTTGCCGGAAGACCGTAGAAAAGTATGGTAACGGAGACGATGGCGTTCTAGACGGCCGGGTTGACAGACGAGTTCCACTAGTCGATCAACAGAGTCGAAGCAAGCTCGTACGGAACCAGGAAGCCGAGGTAATACCAGTACAGATACCCTATGACTAATGCGATGTTGCATTAGATGTGTTTGCGGCCATAGTAGCTCGCTGTAATTCCGGAATGGGCAATTGAGTCGCAATCTCGACGATGCTGTAGACGAGGATGGACAGGATGCTGTAagagacgaggaggatggccgGGCCACAGATACGGAGAACCTGACACGTCCCAAGGAATGGTGACGTGTCCATGGTGCCCAATAGAAATCTTCTGACGATTCCCAGGCTTGAACTCGCGCCGCGTCGTTCCCTTCTTGCTCCGGGTTCTTGCTCCGGGTTCAGAGTGCCACTTTGCAGCGTGACGACGTTCTCGAGCGGGCAGCCAGCTTTCTCAGCCTGTGGCAGGCCACTTAGAACGGTTGACTTGTTTGGGTCTTTTTTTCACCCAGTAGTTTCGGATCATGTGAAGAAAGATAGATGTTCTCAACGGCATGCAAAAGGAGGTGGCTGCTCGCAGGAGGTTGAGTAGGAGGATGACGGGGGGCAGCGAGCCATTCTTTGAACCATTTCAAACCTCTTCCTCAAGCCCAAGGGGTACTCCCTGCCTCTTGAAATCCATGTTCGATACTGATTCGCTTCAATTCTTTCTGCCTAGTCAAGTGAGCTACTTACACAGAGAGACAAATCGACGGATTGGCCTCACAGGGCCATGAGCTGTGTCGTATGGTCTCCATCTTGAAGGTTGCTGTCCATGATGCCTGTCGATTTTCCTATCAAGCCAAAGAAACTTGGCTTTACAAAGTTCTTCTGCGTACCAGAGGGGTTGTGTCGACTCACGTAAAAGCTTCAACTATAGAACTGTTTGGTTCCCAGACTCCCAGTATCTAGGAGCATTCTTCATGGTGGTTCTATTAAGGTGCTCGTGACTTTGGACACTTTCCCAATATCTTATCCGGCTTAGCCACGTCCTCTTTGGTGACAGATGATGACCAACACTAAAGTACCAGAGGTGCCGAGGGACGCTACCGGTCCGAGGCCGCCCCTGACGCCGGAACTTGAATGGGGCGCCGCCGTTAACGCCGTCCCGAGATTCCGGATCATGATCAGCCAAACCCGGGACAGACAGAAGACTCGTTCAACGTCGCACAGATTATCTCCTTATGCCTTTATATTTACTGTCCTTATAGTGCTTCTTCAATCCTTGAAAGCATACGTGCACATGCTTTTGTCGCCTATCCCACCAAGAACATCACCATCACATCGGTCTCCCCCCATCTTGTTCAACCCCCTTGAACTCTGGCATGTCTGCCACAACAACACTTACCAAGACAGAGGCGAATGCCAAAACCCTCGAATCGTAGAACCGTTTGGATCAGCCCACCGTGCCAAACCGGGGCACGCATCCGTCTTCCCTCTATCCTCgacgatctcgtcgtccctgGTATCTTCGACATCGACTGCAACGCATCTCTCTGCGTGCCGCAAGCGCCCGACTTCTGGTTACGCCCGCTACTTCCGGGTGACTTCCACACGCTCGAAAAATCGGAACACGTAAAGGATATGGTGGCCATGTTCCATGTTACTGGCATACTCATCTACGCCGACTCGGATGGAGTCTCTGTATACGGCGAAGACGTCTTCAGCAGGCTCGACGAGGCTAGGAGGCACTATGAGGCGATTTGATATGGTGCTTCATTTTCAAACCGATTCGTCTCTTAGTTGGCCTGGAGTAACGAACCAAATGGGATTGTTGTATGATTTGTCTATGCCTAACATGTAACAATGTTATCGACGTCGAAGTAAATGGTGAGCTTCATCGGTCCAACTATTTTTATGGAAAGCAACACTTAATTACTCACTGTATAGTTAGGCACGTGCTATGTTTTCCTCTATCTGGAAGGCTCAAACATGAAAACACCATCATTACTTCACATAATGCATTTTGCCCACTGGCTTCGTTGTCGTGCACTGCTTTCCACTCGGCTGTCGTTCTAAGTGTTGTTGTATACTATTATTGCATGCCATTCCCTCTAAAGCATCTGGCGCGACTGCCAGCAGGATTTTGAAACCATGAGACGGGCAACTTGTACATTTCCGGCGATACCAGAGGGTTACAGCAATAAACACTACAATATCATGGCATGTACTTCAACAGCATTGAAACCAAACAACCAGCACGCGTCGTAGTCGAAACCGTGGCTTGCTTCACAAACACATAACCCTAGGTTCCAgtcacctcctcctcctcctcctttgaCATCATCGATCTTCCAAGCCTCCATGCTGCCTACACGTGTTTCTTCTCTCAACAAACACCCCCAACGAGGATGTTCGGTTTCAACCTGAGCAGGACGGAAGACTCGCCGAAGGACCCAGAACAGGTTTGGTCTCAGAACGCCATTGACTATCCAAGACGCCCGTTGGGGCTATGCAGGATTACAATTTTGCcaccttcctctctctctctctctctctcgctaAAAACGAGAGACACGCCACAAGTCTTCTCGTCTTGCTTTTTCCTTTCGCCAACAGCGTTTTTTTCTCGTGTCCGGAATCGACAAGTGACAGCTCAGTagatgagaagagagacaTGAGCGAGACATATTCAACTAATACCAAGCGGCTCCTTTTTGTAGGTATAGCTCCGGAAAAAGCAAGCATGGACAGGCAAACATCTGCATGAGCGATATCCCCGCCGGGCGTCGCGGTGACACAGTGTCGATATTAAAGATACATACAGCCATGTTTGctttttcttcatcttcttcgtctgcTTCCAAGACCAGCCGGCTTCCCCGCCCCCGGCCTGTCAGATTCTCATCATGCCACCTGACCGGCTCCGCCTGACTGTCAACGGGCTTTCATCTGTACGACACCACCCTGTCCGGACCTGTCCGGGTCTCTTCCGCGCGGTGATCCGACGCGGGCGCTTGGTGATATGGTCGGGGATGACTGCTTGAGCCGCGTCCCATCCGTCGCCGGAATCACAACCCCCCTGAGCCGGAGACCCGACTGCTCGTCTTCCCCCTGGCAGCAAACAAACAATcactcgtcgaggaggaggtgcgGTTGATCGACTAGCTCCTacgacgagggggggggttcatgACAAGCAAACATGCCCATCACGGGATTCTTTGTTCAACAGCTGAAAAGGGCAtgcttttttctctccctcacATTCGAATCCCCACATCGTATCATGTAACTGCAGCAGACTGCACCTT
It includes:
- a CDS encoding Putative intradiol ring-cleavage dioxygenase is translated as MALRSALAVAMALSPLMGSVAAHGNHSPEEIVAELALRDLVTTHGRRALDACASSPAALALKQRALERRAATAQRLREKRGLGGQKMHQKRTQADLEAWAAIDHESAENYTLDTAIEEIFGSNATCALVPETTIGPYYVEGELIRTDLTDGQAGVPVHVDIQFVDVASCAAVPEQIIDIWACNATGIYSGVSAQGQGGLNTTHGRGVQQTDADGVVQFDTIFPGHYTGRATHFHIMSTDGAEILPNGTFEGGTARNIGQLFFDQSLISEVETLAPYTSNAQVLTTNLEDSIAASEATAEYDPFLKYVRLGDDLNDGLLMWITIGIDTTADYNDQVRAAAHWHEGGGVDQSSGGGGGPPGGPGGPRPSSARPTATPSVAAAARNRAF
- a CDS encoding Putative short-chain dehydrogenase/reductase SDR, NAD(P)-binding domain superfamily, whose product is MSDKAQQRLQALGKQLDAPPPVKIAGPSAAPRVPGKVVIITGANSLMGIGRASAHQFAENGARAIYICDYADDNLESHKKELNKLYPKVEIHTRRFDAADESAVKEVVSHAVTTYGRLDVFFANAGITGPHNPFTDITEEDFMQNMRTNVLSVFLAAKHSAPAMAKTSADKKTAGGSIILTASVAGIRSNAGTTPYSAAKAAVISVAQTCAYQAAGTNVRVNAICPGLIETGMTSLMYDTARARGTQSKIGQINPMKRGGHADEIARVALFLGSDESSYVNGQAWAVDGGLSAGHPYVVGKLA
- a CDS encoding Putative rmlC-like jelly roll protein: MPKPSNRRTVWISPPCQTGARIRLPSILDDLVVPGIFDIDCNASLCVPQAPDFWLRPLLPGDFHTLEKSEHVKDMVAMFHVTGILIYADSDGVSVYGEDVFSRLDEARRHYEAI